The candidate division WOR-3 bacterium genomic interval CTCCTTATCTTATCATCAGCATTTTTCTTTGGATTGTATTGCCATCAGCATGCAGAACATAGAAATAGACACCTTGACCGACTTTTCTACCGTTCTCATCAGTTCCATTCCAAATTATGCTATAAATTCCCGGTGCTTTATGTTCATTGACTAATGTCTTAATCAATCTTCCTGAAACATCATAAATCACAAGCGATACCTTTAAATTATTTCCTCGCCCTTGATGGGAGAGGTTAGGTG includes:
- a CDS encoding T9SS type A sorting domain-containing protein, whose translation is PNLSHQGRGNNLKVSLVIYDVSGRLIKTLVNEHKAPGIYSIIWNGTDENGRKVGQGVYFYVLHADGNTIQRKMLMIR